One segment of Carya illinoinensis cultivar Pawnee chromosome 1, C.illinoinensisPawnee_v1, whole genome shotgun sequence DNA contains the following:
- the LOC122314525 gene encoding fatty acyl-CoA reductase 2, chloroplastic-like: protein MEAALCQCSFSLAYKKLARVTDMSEKHERWLMKRSSRISMGSNLGSGKIDAKSYTTFSMLLERFALTRNKRDGHVVSINAASFDSYPNNMRKIQGDGGDHVLKDTTVPYGGTTSTLAKMNEGIGVLSFLRGKNLFITGATGFLAKVLIEKILRAVPDVGKIYLLIRAKNKESANERLQSEIINAELFKCLRQIHGKSYQDFMLSKLVTVVGDVREHNLGLDAQVGDVIRKEANIIVNSAATTDFRERYDVAVDINIRGPCLLLSFAKMCKKLELFLHISTAYIHAIGEGIFMEESLREEASPPSSFPTLDVNLEMKLALDSLEDFKTKGLTRKMKELGLERARKFGWKDTYSFTKAMGEMAMGKIKGELPMVIVRPSVIESTYREPFPGWIEGIRMIDPIISSYGKGQLTGFPIDLNGVSDIVPADMVVNATLAAITRHGKAGKGDINIYHVASSVANPLLIRDLFTFFGDHFISSPWIGSEGRPINVQACKMYGSMDEFSAHISRDTIQQNSDGKLGKEFENSCKKLVERAKYLANIYEPYMFYPGRFDNSNAQKLMASMSEEEKRMFCFDVRSIDWKDYILNVHIPGLRMHAMKEKAGMSN, encoded by the exons ATGGAGGCTGCTTTGTGCCAATGCTCTTTCTCTTTAGCATACAAAAAACTAGCGAGAGTCACTGACATGAGTGAGAAGCATGAGCGTTGGTTGATGAAAAGGAGTAGTAGAATTAGCATGGGGTCCAACCTAGGAAGTGGGAAAATTGATGCAAAATCTTATACAACATTTTCCATGTTGTTGGAAAGATTTGCATTGACAAGAAACAAACGTGATGGTCATGTTGTTTCAATAAATGCTGCGAGTTTCGATTCGTACCCTAATAACATGAGGAAGATCCAAGGAGATGGTGGCGATCATGTACTGAAGGATACGACAGTGCCTTATGGTGGAACAACCTCCACTTTAGCGAAAATGAATGAAGGCATTGGAGTCTTGAGTTTTCTAAGAGGGAAAAATCTTTTCATTACTGGTGCTACTGGATTCTTAGCCAAag TGCTCATTGAGAAGATTCTACGAGCAGTGCCAGATGTGGGTAAGATATATCTTTTGATCAGGGCAAAAAACAAGGAATCTGCAAATGAAAGATTACAAAGCGAA ATAATAAATGCTGAGCTGTTCAAGTGTCTCCGGCAAATACATGGGAAATCCTATCAAGACTTCATGTTGAGCAAACTGGTGACTGTAGTTGGTGATGTCCGAGAGCATAATCTGGGTTTAGATGCACAAGTGGGTGACGTGATTAGAAAAGAAGCCAATATTATTGTAAATTCTGCAGCTACTACAGATTTCCGTGAAAG ATACGATGTTGCTGTTGATATAAACATAAGAGGGCCTTGTCTGCTCTTGAGCTTTGCAAAGATGTGCAAGAAACTTGAGCTCTTCTTGCATATATCAACAG CTTACATTCATGCAATAGGAGAAGGAATATTTATGGAAGAGTCACTTCGCGAGGAGGCTAGCCCTCCAAGTTCCTTCCCTACTTTGGACGTCAACCTTGAAATGAAGTTAGCTTTGGATTCCCTGGAAGATTTTAAAACTAAAGGACTGACTCGGAAAATGAAAGAATTAGGTTTGGAAAG GGCACGAAAATTCGGGTGGAAAGATACATATTCCTTCACTAAGGCTATGGGAGAAATGGCAATGGGAAAAATTAAAGGAGAGCTTCCTATGGTAATTGTTCGACCAAGTGTTATTGAGAGCACTTATAGAGAGCCATTCCCTGGATGGATAGAAGGGATTAG aATGATTGATCCAATCATTTCATCCTATGGAAAAGGGCAGCTAACGGGTTTTCCAATTGATCTAAATGGGGTCTCCGACATT GTCCCCGCTGACATGGTTGTGAATGCCACCTTGGCAGCCATAACAAGGCATGGAAAGGCCGGAAAGGGAGACATTAATATCTACCATGTTGCCTCTTCAGTAGCCAACCCCTTACTAATACGAgatctttttacattttttggtGATCACTTCATTTCATCCCCCTGGATCGGCTCCGAGGGTAGGCCAATCAACGTACAAGCCTGCAAAATGTACGGCTCCATGGATGAATTTTCTGCTCACATTTCGCGGGATACAATTCAGCAAAATTCAGATGGGAAACTTGGTAAGGAATTTGAAAATAGTTGCAAAAAATTGGTTGAGAGAGCAAAGTACCTAGCCAATATATATGAGCCATACATGTTCTACCCAGGAAG gttTGATAACAGCAATGCCCAGAAATTGATGGCAAGCATGTCTGAGGAAGAAAAGAGgatgttttgttttgatgtgAGGAGCATAGATTGGAAAGACTACATCCTTAATGTCCACATACCTGGCTTAAGGATGCATGCAATGAAGGAGAAAGCTGGAATGTCTAATTAA